In the Gemmatimonadaceae bacterium genome, one interval contains:
- a CDS encoding xanthine dehydrogenase family protein subunit M, producing MPTLPLTYHRPTTLAEACALGQRLGGSAAFLAGGTELVPDYQRGREQATHLIALGRISELRGIARKGDTLHIGALTTVGAIAASADVQAWLPALAEAARALGSPQIRSLATIGGNFCRAVSCADLPPAAMVGQARLRIVSGTGERTIGAAELFAGPRRTVLAPGEVLAEILVPASAAHSGTSFQRFAQRRGMALAVASAAAAVVLAGDRIARAAVALGAVSPVPVMVKQVSSLLEGELATDELFAVAGAVCADAALPISDIRGSEGFRRDIVAVLVRRALAQAVSRAREAGGVA from the coding sequence ATGCCCACCCTGCCCCTGACCTATCACCGACCGACGACCCTGGCCGAAGCCTGCGCGCTGGGCCAGCGGCTTGGTGGCAGCGCGGCGTTCCTGGCCGGGGGTACGGAGTTGGTGCCCGATTATCAGCGTGGCCGCGAGCAGGCGACCCATCTGATCGCGCTTGGCCGGATCTCCGAACTGCGCGGGATCGCGCGCAAGGGCGACACGCTGCATATCGGCGCCCTGACCACGGTGGGCGCGATCGCCGCGTCGGCCGACGTTCAAGCGTGGCTGCCGGCGCTCGCCGAGGCCGCGCGCGCGTTGGGCAGCCCGCAGATCCGGAGTCTGGCGACCATTGGCGGGAACTTCTGTCGCGCGGTGTCGTGTGCCGACCTGCCGCCGGCCGCCATGGTGGGACAGGCGCGGCTGCGCATCGTTTCGGGCACCGGCGAGCGGACGATCGGCGCCGCGGAGCTGTTCGCCGGTCCGAGAAGGACGGTGCTCGCACCCGGGGAAGTGTTGGCCGAGATCCTCGTGCCGGCGTCCGCAGCGCACAGCGGCACCAGCTTTCAGCGGTTCGCGCAGCGCCGCGGGATGGCGCTTGCCGTGGCGTCGGCCGCGGCGGCCGTGGTGCTCGCCGGCGACCGGATTGCGCGCGCGGCGGTTGCGCTGGGTGCCGTGAGCCCGGTACCGGTGATGGTGAAGCAGGTGTCGAGCCTGCTCGAGGGCGAGCTCGCAACCGACGAGTTGTTCGCCGTGGCCGGCGCGGTGTGCGCCGATGCCGCGCTCCCGATCTCCGACATCCGTGGCTCGGAGGGGTTCCGCCGCGACATCGTTGCGGTGCTCGTGCGGCGGGCGCTCGCGCAAGCAGTGTCCCGGGCGCGCGAAGCGGGAGGCGTGGCATGA
- a CDS encoding molybdopterin cofactor-binding domain-containing protein codes for MTAGQLVHLDVNGEPHTVAVAPETTLLAVLRDELGLTGTKRGCGTGDCGACTVHVDGEPVNACLQLAVEADGKAIATVEGLATGGDLHPLQKAFVKHGALQCGFCTAGALMSAKALIDRNPSPSEDDVKDALSGNLCRCATYPRMIRAVRSWWEFDGVPLDARPHDEGERDQKRDHAIVGHGVTRYDGPDKVTGRAKYTADYRPPGTIFGKILGSPIAHGIVTRIDATKARALPGVLAVITAADVPDTWYGVSPAREDEQIFARERVRYIGDEVAAVAAVDEATAERALALIEVDYQELPAVFDADAAMAPGAPLIHPERPRYANNVNTRVEWHFGDVAQGFAEADLVREQRFVGNRTYQAPLEPHAALAQWEAHGDRLTLWSSTQTPHYLHRSLSRTLGIPMGNIRVIRPAVGGGFGAKAEATPLDFCAAILSRKTGRPVLMEYTREEMFRHFRGRHKQTIDLKIGVKRDGTITAVQQRVVLDGGAYTSFGVITAYYAGSMLPTLYRMPHYKYDGVRVYTNLPASGAFRGHGVPQPRFAFESLLDMIAGELGMDPIDIRLKNAMQPNTRTVNDLDVSSCEFTRTLEQAREATDWRAKRGHLPPGKGIGVGSGGFVSGAGYPIYRSDFPHSNAMIRVHEDGTAVSLHIAAAEIGQGSDTVLVQIAAEELGVPFEWVWMAECDSTLSPLDLGSYSSRVTLMAGNAVREAALAVKRQVLEAAARALACDVGGLVARSGRIFVQQFPDVGMDWAAAGRLAFAKHGPIVGTGSYQPPKDLGGGFKGSTVGTSPAYSFSTAVAEVTVDLETGFVTVDRVTDFSDAGTVINPLTFHGQVEGSVIMGLGEALMEDTVVGAGGRLVNPNLHDYLIPTIWDAPQVRSVAVESYEPRGPFGAKEIGEGSLLPMLGAIANAIYDACGVRVTELPITPEKILHGLRQRATSPAAARDLLSVVRPTEGAPSR; via the coding sequence ATGACGGCGGGGCAGCTCGTACACCTTGACGTGAACGGCGAGCCCCACACGGTGGCGGTCGCTCCCGAGACGACGCTCCTCGCCGTCCTGCGCGATGAACTCGGTCTCACCGGCACCAAGCGCGGCTGCGGCACGGGCGACTGCGGTGCGTGCACGGTGCACGTGGACGGCGAGCCGGTGAACGCCTGCCTGCAGCTCGCCGTGGAGGCGGACGGCAAGGCGATCGCGACCGTAGAAGGTCTGGCGACGGGCGGCGACCTGCATCCCCTGCAGAAAGCGTTCGTCAAGCACGGCGCGCTGCAGTGCGGGTTCTGCACCGCGGGGGCGCTGATGTCGGCCAAGGCGCTCATCGACCGCAATCCGTCGCCGAGTGAGGACGACGTCAAGGACGCGCTGAGTGGGAATCTCTGCCGCTGCGCCACGTACCCGCGGATGATCCGCGCCGTGCGGTCGTGGTGGGAGTTCGACGGCGTGCCGCTCGACGCGCGCCCGCACGACGAGGGTGAGCGCGATCAGAAGCGCGATCATGCGATCGTCGGACACGGGGTGACCCGTTACGACGGGCCGGACAAGGTCACGGGGCGCGCGAAGTACACGGCGGACTATCGCCCGCCGGGCACCATCTTCGGGAAGATTCTTGGCAGTCCGATCGCGCACGGGATCGTCACGCGGATCGACGCCACCAAGGCGCGGGCGCTGCCTGGCGTGCTCGCGGTGATCACGGCCGCCGACGTGCCCGACACGTGGTATGGCGTGAGCCCGGCGCGAGAGGACGAGCAGATCTTCGCGCGCGAGCGAGTGCGCTACATCGGCGACGAGGTGGCCGCGGTGGCCGCGGTGGACGAGGCGACGGCGGAGCGCGCGCTGGCGTTGATCGAAGTGGACTACCAGGAACTCCCGGCCGTCTTCGACGCGGATGCGGCGATGGCGCCCGGCGCGCCACTGATCCATCCCGAGCGTCCGCGCTACGCCAACAATGTGAACACGCGGGTCGAGTGGCACTTCGGCGACGTCGCGCAGGGATTCGCCGAGGCCGACCTCGTGCGCGAGCAGCGTTTCGTGGGCAACCGCACCTATCAGGCGCCGCTCGAGCCACACGCCGCGCTCGCCCAATGGGAGGCCCACGGCGACCGCCTCACCCTGTGGTCCTCGACGCAGACGCCGCACTACCTGCACCGGTCGCTGTCGCGCACACTCGGCATTCCGATGGGCAACATCCGCGTAATCCGTCCCGCGGTCGGTGGCGGGTTCGGGGCCAAGGCCGAGGCGACGCCGCTGGACTTCTGCGCCGCGATTCTGTCGCGCAAGACCGGCCGGCCGGTGCTCATGGAATACACGCGAGAGGAGATGTTCCGGCACTTCCGCGGCCGGCACAAGCAGACCATAGACCTCAAGATCGGCGTGAAGCGCGACGGGACGATCACCGCGGTGCAGCAGCGCGTGGTGCTCGACGGCGGCGCGTACACATCGTTCGGGGTGATCACGGCGTACTACGCCGGGTCCATGCTCCCCACGCTGTACCGGATGCCGCACTACAAGTACGACGGGGTGCGCGTCTACACGAATCTACCGGCGAGCGGAGCGTTCCGGGGGCACGGGGTTCCGCAGCCGCGATTCGCGTTCGAGTCGCTCCTCGACATGATCGCCGGAGAGCTGGGCATGGATCCGATCGACATCCGGCTCAAGAATGCGATGCAGCCCAATACGCGCACGGTGAACGACCTCGACGTGTCGTCGTGCGAATTCACGCGCACGCTCGAGCAGGCGCGCGAGGCCACCGACTGGCGAGCCAAGCGTGGCCATCTGCCGCCGGGCAAAGGGATCGGCGTGGGCAGCGGCGGCTTCGTGTCCGGCGCCGGATATCCGATCTACCGCTCCGACTTTCCCCACTCGAACGCCATGATCCGCGTGCATGAGGATGGCACGGCCGTGTCGTTGCACATCGCCGCGGCGGAGATCGGTCAGGGATCGGACACGGTGCTCGTGCAGATCGCCGCCGAAGAGCTGGGCGTGCCGTTCGAGTGGGTATGGATGGCGGAGTGCGATTCGACCCTGAGCCCACTGGATCTCGGCTCGTATTCCAGCCGCGTCACGCTCATGGCGGGCAACGCCGTGCGCGAAGCGGCGCTCGCCGTCAAACGGCAGGTGCTCGAGGCCGCGGCGCGGGCGCTGGCGTGCGATGTGGGCGGCCTCGTCGCGCGGAGCGGCCGGATATTCGTGCAGCAGTTCCCTGACGTGGGCATGGACTGGGCGGCTGCCGGCCGGCTGGCGTTCGCCAAGCATGGCCCGATCGTGGGCACCGGCTCCTACCAACCGCCCAAGGACCTCGGCGGCGGATTCAAGGGGAGCACGGTGGGCACGTCGCCCGCCTACAGCTTCTCTACGGCGGTGGCCGAGGTCACGGTCGATCTCGAAACGGGGTTCGTGACCGTCGACCGGGTCACGGACTTCAGCGACGCCGGCACGGTGATCAATCCGCTCACGTTTCACGGCCAGGTCGAAGGCTCCGTCATCATGGGGCTCGGCGAAGCGTTGATGGAGGATACGGTCGTCGGCGCTGGCGGGCGTCTCGTGAACCCCAACCTGCACGACTATCTCATCCCCACGATCTGGGACGCGCCTCAGGTGCGGTCTGTGGCCGTGGAGAGCTACGAGCCGCGCGGGCCGTTCGGCGCCAAGGAAATCGGCGAGGGCTCATTGCTTCCCATGCTCGGTGCCATCGCCAACGCCATCTACGACGCCTGCGGCGTTCGCGTTACCGAACTTCCGATCACACCGGAAAAGATTCTGCATGGCCTCAGACAGCGCGCGACGTCACCGGCCGCGGCGCGCGACCTCTTGTCAGTCGTGCGGCCGACCGAGGGAGCTCCGAGCCGATGA
- the bcrC gene encoding benzoyl-CoA reductase subunit C gives MSRATVVAWARELYEDLDFGAVHRWLEQHPGRKAAGYLPVYVPREVLHACGFLPVGIHGGGDRLEIIRGDAFYQSYICHLPRSVIELAQSGRLDMLSAVLFPSTCDVIRNLSGMWKLLYPGTYVRYIDIPQVPDAAAAAQFYEGELHRLVDDLGAVSGKVPTPEDLAASIGLYNAMRSAIRALYAVRQERPWDVPTEELYLLLRAGEVVPPEEFIACVGEYLDGVNADRRRPRDNSRVVIAGAFCEQPPLGLIKSIEKAGCYVVDDDFLLGDRFMTRDVPLDGDPLRNLADAFVRNDLKTSVLFEGDPDGKRNLMKQRADAAHADGIIFATPSFCDPALLDQPMLRNGAERAGLPCIAFKYAENTGQFQQFREQAGTFSDSLKLWGAA, from the coding sequence GTGTCTCGAGCCACTGTCGTCGCCTGGGCACGTGAACTGTACGAGGATCTCGATTTCGGTGCCGTGCACCGGTGGCTCGAGCAGCATCCGGGCCGCAAGGCGGCCGGCTATCTCCCCGTCTACGTCCCCCGCGAGGTGCTCCACGCCTGCGGGTTTCTGCCCGTGGGCATCCACGGCGGCGGCGACCGCCTGGAGATCATCCGCGGCGACGCCTTCTATCAGTCGTACATCTGCCACCTGCCGCGGTCGGTCATCGAGCTGGCGCAATCGGGGCGGCTGGACATGCTCTCGGCGGTGCTCTTTCCGTCCACGTGCGACGTGATCCGCAACCTGTCGGGCATGTGGAAGCTTCTCTACCCCGGCACCTACGTCCGGTACATCGACATTCCGCAGGTACCCGACGCGGCGGCCGCAGCGCAGTTCTATGAAGGGGAGTTGCACCGTCTCGTGGACGACCTGGGTGCGGTCTCGGGAAAGGTGCCGACGCCCGAAGACCTCGCGGCATCGATCGGGCTGTACAACGCGATGCGCTCGGCGATCCGGGCGTTGTACGCGGTGCGGCAGGAGCGGCCGTGGGACGTGCCCACCGAGGAGCTGTACCTGCTGCTCCGTGCCGGCGAGGTGGTGCCGCCGGAGGAGTTCATCGCCTGCGTCGGCGAGTACCTGGACGGGGTGAATGCCGACCGCCGCCGGCCGCGCGACAACAGCCGGGTGGTGATCGCCGGCGCGTTCTGCGAGCAGCCGCCGTTGGGGCTGATCAAGTCGATCGAGAAGGCGGGCTGCTACGTGGTGGACGACGATTTCCTGCTCGGCGACCGGTTCATGACGCGCGATGTGCCGCTGGACGGCGATCCGCTGCGCAATCTGGCCGACGCGTTCGTGCGCAACGACCTGAAGACCTCCGTGCTGTTCGAGGGCGATCCGGACGGCAAGCGCAACCTGATGAAGCAGCGTGCCGACGCCGCGCACGCCGACGGGATCATTTTCGCGACCCCCAGCTTCTGCGATCCGGCGCTGCTCGACCAGCCGATGCTGCGCAACGGCGCCGAGCGCGCGGGGTTGCCCTGCATCGCGTTCAAGTATGCGGAGAACACGGGCCAGTTCCAACAGTTCCGCGAGCAGGCCGGAACGTTCTCCGATTCGCTCAAGCTCTGGGGGGCCGCCTGA
- a CDS encoding TetR/AcrR family transcriptional regulator has protein sequence MNPSSNGGTSTAPRRRGPRAATQQKLEAILEAAAGLIADKGFEATSMRDVSRALGVSLAGLYHYFDSKEELLYQIQYRTFAALLAAQEERAAVSGTPEERLRRLVIGHLAFFTSHPNELKVCTYELASLQGERYEATEALRRRYYQLMTSAVSALMGEKGDGRSRRSRHAALFVFGMLNWIFMWYDPARFGTVEEIGTEMIDLILNGVRKR, from the coding sequence ATGAATCCAAGCAGCAACGGCGGCACGTCCACCGCCCCACGCCGTCGGGGTCCCCGGGCCGCGACGCAACAGAAGCTGGAAGCCATTCTCGAAGCGGCGGCTGGGTTGATCGCCGACAAGGGATTCGAGGCGACATCCATGCGCGACGTGAGCCGCGCGCTCGGGGTGAGTCTCGCCGGCCTCTACCACTACTTCGACTCCAAAGAGGAGTTGCTCTATCAGATCCAGTACCGGACGTTCGCGGCGCTGCTCGCGGCGCAGGAGGAGCGCGCGGCGGTGTCCGGTACCCCGGAGGAGCGGTTGCGCCGCCTGGTGATCGGGCACCTCGCGTTCTTCACCAGCCATCCGAACGAGCTCAAGGTGTGCACCTACGAACTCGCCTCGCTGCAGGGCGAACGGTACGAGGCCACGGAGGCGCTGCGGCGGCGGTACTACCAACTCATGACCAGCGCGGTGAGCGCCTTGATGGGCGAGAAGGGTGACGGCCGGTCGCGGCGCAGCCGCCACGCGGCGCTGTTCGTGTTCGGCATGCTGAACTGGATTTTCATGTGGTACGACCCGGCCCGGTTCGGCACGGTCGAGGAGATCGGCACGGAGATGATCGATCTGATTCTGAATGGAGTGCGCAAACGATGA
- the bcrB gene encoding benzoyl-CoA reductase subunit B, whose translation MAEVLKDQSMLLQKEMIAQHFARLEQAPARHEPVVYTFVPGNLTELIRSFGALPVLPEINALQSGMRKQSGEYIAEAERSGHSEDVCAYVKCDIGMMKSGNISPAGTKLPKPDLLLLSYTGCYTFMKWFELLREEYDCPAVFFHVPYQGDGVLEPEHREYMIRQLRDTVIPALEKATGRKYDEEELRRRLALSARAEDDLVAVLESAKQRPSPIDGYFGTVYYVGPIFSAFRGTEEGVEYYRALREEIEARAAAGLGPITPSGSLDDQRYRLVVEGPPSWTHFRDFWKMFTDEKAVVVASTYTKVGGTYDTGFRHDPNDPLGTMADYCSGCYTNLNLPSRIDTIARYIREYEADGFVINSIKSCNSFSAGQLMILREVEKRTGVPGAFIESDLVDPRYFSSANIKNRLESYFQMIDARRRSAA comes from the coding sequence ATGGCCGAGGTGCTCAAGGATCAATCGATGCTGCTCCAGAAGGAGATGATTGCGCAGCACTTCGCGCGGCTGGAGCAGGCTCCGGCGCGGCACGAGCCCGTGGTCTACACGTTCGTGCCGGGCAATCTCACGGAGCTCATCCGCTCGTTCGGGGCGCTGCCCGTGCTGCCCGAGATCAACGCCCTGCAATCGGGCATGCGGAAGCAGTCGGGGGAGTACATCGCCGAAGCGGAGCGGTCGGGCCACTCGGAGGACGTGTGCGCGTACGTGAAGTGTGACATCGGCATGATGAAGTCGGGCAACATCTCGCCCGCGGGCACCAAGCTGCCCAAGCCCGACCTGCTGCTGCTGTCGTACACGGGGTGCTACACGTTCATGAAGTGGTTCGAACTGCTGCGCGAGGAGTACGACTGTCCGGCGGTGTTCTTCCACGTGCCGTATCAGGGCGACGGCGTGCTGGAGCCGGAGCATCGCGAGTACATGATCCGGCAACTCCGCGACACGGTGATCCCGGCGCTGGAGAAGGCTACCGGCCGCAAGTACGACGAGGAGGAACTTCGTCGCCGTCTGGCGCTCTCGGCGCGCGCCGAGGACGACCTGGTGGCCGTGCTGGAATCGGCGAAGCAGCGGCCGAGTCCCATCGACGGCTACTTCGGCACGGTGTACTACGTGGGGCCGATCTTCAGCGCCTTCCGCGGCACGGAGGAGGGCGTGGAGTACTACCGCGCGCTGCGCGAGGAGATCGAGGCGCGCGCCGCGGCGGGGCTGGGTCCGATCACGCCCTCGGGCTCGCTCGACGACCAACGGTACCGGCTCGTGGTGGAGGGGCCGCCGAGCTGGACGCACTTTCGCGACTTCTGGAAGATGTTCACCGACGAGAAGGCGGTGGTGGTGGCGTCCACGTACACCAAGGTGGGCGGGACGTACGACACCGGCTTTCGCCACGATCCCAACGACCCGCTCGGCACGATGGCCGACTACTGCAGCGGGTGCTACACGAACCTCAATCTCCCGTCGCGCATCGACACGATCGCGCGGTACATCCGCGAGTACGAGGCGGACGGCTTCGTGATCAATTCCATAAAGTCGTGCAATTCATTCTCGGCCGGGCAGCTGATGATCTTGCGCGAGGTGGAGAAGCGGACGGGGGTTCCCGGCGCGTTCATCGAGAGCGACCTGGTGGATCCGCGGTACTTCTCGTCGGCCAACATCAAGAATCGCCTCGAGAGCTACTTCCAGATGATCGACGCTCGCCGGAGGTCGGCCGCATGA
- the bcrD gene encoding benzoyl-CoA reductase subunit D: MSTLSAGIDVGSGAVKVVIMRTDADGDATMLTQQSSRIRRRVVAKVVDEVFQAATDAAGVDAIHYIATTGEGAEFPYATGHFYGMTAHARGALHLAPPARAVLDVGALHTRALAMDERGRVLDYKMTSQCASGSGQFLENIARYLGVSHDEIGPLSLQADEPEKVSSICAVLAETDVINMVSRGITTANILRGVHQSMADRFARLLRSLQFDGPVFVSGGLAGDVGMLAALRDAMSKKAPVTGEGAAEVITDESAIYAGAIGAALWGGFRFRKLELSDVAWSAAAVS; the protein is encoded by the coding sequence ATGAGCACTCTGAGCGCAGGGATCGACGTAGGCAGCGGCGCCGTGAAAGTGGTGATCATGCGGACGGACGCCGACGGTGACGCCACGATGCTCACGCAGCAATCGTCGCGCATCCGCCGCCGGGTCGTGGCCAAGGTCGTGGACGAAGTCTTCCAGGCCGCCACGGATGCGGCTGGCGTCGATGCGATCCACTACATCGCGACCACTGGCGAGGGCGCGGAGTTCCCATACGCCACCGGGCACTTCTACGGCATGACGGCGCACGCCCGGGGCGCACTGCATCTGGCCCCTCCGGCCCGCGCCGTGCTCGACGTCGGGGCCCTGCACACACGCGCGCTGGCGATGGACGAGCGCGGCCGGGTGCTGGACTACAAGATGACGAGCCAGTGTGCGTCGGGCTCTGGACAGTTCCTCGAGAACATCGCCCGGTACCTGGGTGTCTCGCACGACGAGATCGGTCCGCTGTCGCTCCAGGCGGACGAGCCGGAGAAGGTGAGTTCCATCTGCGCCGTGCTGGCCGAAACCGACGTGATCAACATGGTGTCGCGAGGAATCACCACGGCCAACATCCTGCGGGGAGTGCACCAGAGCATGGCCGACCGATTCGCGCGCTTGTTGCGGTCGCTGCAGTTCGACGGACCGGTGTTCGTCAGCGGCGGATTGGCGGGCGATGTGGGGATGCTCGCCGCACTCCGGGATGCCATGAGCAAGAAGGCGCCGGTTACGGGCGAAGGGGCGGCCGAGGTCATCACGGACGAATCCGCGATCTACGCTGGCGCGATCGGGGCAGCGCTGTGGGGTGGCTTCCGGTTCCGCAAATTGGAGCTCTCCGACGTCGCGTGGTCGGCGGCGGCAGTGAGCTGA
- a CDS encoding BadF/BadG/BcrA/BcrD ATPase family protein: MSCVIGIDLGSTTTKAVVLDGNGEMLGRGITNSRSNYDLAAAVARTEALINARFGLIQQRLAGAEREDSVARLRRAFVLEQMLHQLRRLEELMREEVARAAPPDLRTAFTEALERICGRIADEEVALFRQPPATRSDFFRDAAGSAFMRIAEEVAEPTGVTFDRLIGVYDKCIIRVENEPLDLDFRDHIADALKRVGTPEGLAAAVDHAVATDLTPVATVGTGYGRARLPFPKEQIRSEILCHGLGAHVLFPNTRTVLDIGGQDTKAIQVDAEGIVTSFQMNDRCAAGCGRYLGYIADEMNLGLHELGPLAEQSRHAVKINSTCTVFAGAELRELLGLGQKREDILAGLHRAIILRAMSLLARSGGVSDEFTFTGGVAKNAAAVRAIRDLVDENYGARTINISADSIYTGALGAALFANRMVA, translated from the coding sequence ATGAGCTGCGTCATCGGGATCGATCTCGGGTCGACGACGACCAAGGCCGTGGTGCTCGACGGGAACGGCGAGATGCTGGGGCGCGGGATCACCAATTCGCGTTCCAACTACGATCTGGCCGCGGCGGTGGCGCGCACCGAGGCGTTGATCAACGCGCGGTTCGGGCTGATCCAGCAGCGGCTGGCGGGGGCCGAACGGGAGGATTCCGTGGCGCGTCTCCGGCGGGCATTCGTGCTGGAGCAGATGCTGCATCAACTGCGGCGACTCGAAGAGTTGATGCGTGAAGAGGTGGCCCGCGCGGCGCCGCCGGACCTCCGCACGGCATTCACGGAGGCGCTGGAGCGGATCTGCGGCCGCATCGCCGACGAGGAGGTCGCGCTCTTCCGGCAGCCGCCGGCGACCCGCTCGGACTTCTTCCGCGACGCCGCCGGGTCGGCGTTCATGCGCATCGCCGAAGAGGTGGCCGAGCCGACGGGGGTGACGTTCGACCGGCTGATCGGCGTGTACGACAAGTGCATCATCCGCGTGGAGAACGAGCCGCTCGATCTCGACTTCCGGGATCACATCGCCGATGCCCTGAAGCGCGTGGGCACGCCGGAGGGTCTGGCCGCGGCGGTGGACCACGCGGTAGCCACGGACCTCACGCCGGTGGCGACCGTGGGCACGGGGTACGGCCGCGCGCGGCTGCCGTTTCCGAAGGAACAGATCCGGAGCGAGATCCTCTGCCACGGGCTCGGGGCGCACGTGTTGTTTCCGAATACGCGGACGGTGCTCGACATCGGCGGCCAGGACACGAAGGCGATCCAGGTGGATGCCGAGGGGATCGTCACGAGCTTTCAGATGAACGATCGCTGCGCGGCCGGCTGCGGGCGGTACCTCGGTTACATCGCGGATGAGATGAACCTCGGGCTTCACGAGTTGGGACCCCTCGCCGAGCAGTCGCGGCATGCGGTGAAGATCAATTCCACGTGCACGGTGTTCGCGGGAGCCGAATTGCGCGAACTGCTCGGCCTCGGCCAGAAGCGGGAGGACATCCTGGCCGGATTGCATCGCGCGATCATTCTCCGCGCGATGAGCCTGCTCGCCCGCTCGGGCGGCGTGAGCGACGAGTTCACCTTCACCGGCGGCGTTGCGAAGAACGCCGCGGCCGTGAGGGCCATTCGCGACCTCGTGGACGAGAACTATGGGGCGCGCACGATCAACATCTCGGCGGACAGCATCTACACCGGGGCGCTGGGCGCCGCGCTGTTCGCCAATCGGATGGTGGCCTGA